One Melitaea cinxia chromosome 20, ilMelCinx1.1, whole genome shotgun sequence DNA segment encodes these proteins:
- the LOC123663352 gene encoding aldo-keto reductase AKR2E4-like isoform X1 yields MRVISFILTTCVSLAVASKSPCIELNDGNKMPIVALGTGRGTASENANVDEVRHAVYWAIEAGYRHIDTAAIYFDETQVGQGIADAIANNLVTREELFITTKLWNDKHHREQVVPALKESLQKLGLDYVDLYLIHFPIAVKADGSPDDVDYLETWQGMEEARELGLTRSIGVSNFNASQVDRVIAHSKVCPVVNQIEVNPTNTQEELVAHCQERGVAVMAYSPFGFLVSRNKPNAPPPRADDPVLVEMAKKYKKTTSQIVLRYLIDRGLVPVPKSANKNRIVQNIDLFDFSLTPEEVQQINKFNKNVRVIHPVHLKDYPNYPFWE; encoded by the exons ATGCGGGTTATAAGTTTCATTTTGACGACATGTGTATCT TTGGCGGTCGCTAGCAAGTCACCATGTATAGAATTAAATGATGGAAACAAGATGCCAATCGTTGCCCTGGGCACCGGCCGAGGAACCGCCAGCGAG AATGCAAATGTAGATGAAGTTCGTCATGCTGTCTACTGGGCCATCGAGGCTGGGTACAGGCACATCGATACAGCTGCTATATACTTCGACGAGACTCAAGTTGGACAGGGAATCGCTGATGCCATCGCTAACAACCTGGTTACTAGGGAAGAACTATTTATAACGACCAAG CTATGGAATGACAAACACCACAGAGAACAAGTGGTACCAGCACTAAAAGAGTCTCTTCAAAAACTTGGTCTAGACTACGTTGATCTTTATTTGATACATTTCCCTATTGCTGTAAAG GCTGATGGTAGTCCTGATGACGTTGACTATTTGGAAACTTGGCAAGGAATGGAAGAAGCTCGAGAACTAGGTTTGACCAGGTCTATTGGGGTGTCTAACTTTAACGCATCTCAAGTTGATCGAGTAATCGCACACTCAAAAGTTTGTCCAGTTGTCAACCAAATTGAG GTAAATCCGACTAATACTCAAGAAGAGTTAGTAGCTCACTGCCAAGAGAGAGGAGTTGCAGTAATGGCGTACAGTCCTTTCGGATTCCTCGTCTCCAGGAATAAGCCTAATGCTCCACCACCACGAGCTGATGATCCTGTGCTCGTTGAAATGGCTAAAAAGTACAAGAAGACTACGAGTCAAATAGTCTTGAGATATTTG attGATCGTGGACTAGTTCCTGTCCCAAAATCCGCTAACAAGAATAGGATAGttcaaaatattgatttattcgATTTCAGTTTGACTCCAGAAGAAGTTCAACAGATCAACAAATTCAACAAAAATGTGCGTGTCATTCATCCCGTACACTTAAAAGACTATCCCAATTATCCCTTTTGGGAGTAA
- the LOC123663352 gene encoding aldo-keto reductase AKR2E4-like isoform X2, translating to MRVISFILTTCVSLAVASKSPCIELNDGNKMPIVALGTGRGTASENANVDEVRHAVYWAIEAGYRHIDTAAIYFDETQVGQGIADAIANNLVTREELFITTKLWNDKHHREQVVPALKESLQKLGLDYVDLYLIHFPIAVKADGSPDDVDYLETWQGMEEARELGLTRSIGVSNFNASQVDRVIAHSKVCPVVNQIEVNPTNTQEELVAHCQERGVAVMAYSPFGFLVSRNKPNAPPPRADDPVLVEMAKKYKKTTSQIVLRYLIDRGLVPVPKSANKNRIVQNIDLFDFSLTPEEVQQINKFNKNISVYM from the exons ATGCGGGTTATAAGTTTCATTTTGACGACATGTGTATCT TTGGCGGTCGCTAGCAAGTCACCATGTATAGAATTAAATGATGGAAACAAGATGCCAATCGTTGCCCTGGGCACCGGCCGAGGAACCGCCAGCGAG AATGCAAATGTAGATGAAGTTCGTCATGCTGTCTACTGGGCCATCGAGGCTGGGTACAGGCACATCGATACAGCTGCTATATACTTCGACGAGACTCAAGTTGGACAGGGAATCGCTGATGCCATCGCTAACAACCTGGTTACTAGGGAAGAACTATTTATAACGACCAAG CTATGGAATGACAAACACCACAGAGAACAAGTGGTACCAGCACTAAAAGAGTCTCTTCAAAAACTTGGTCTAGACTACGTTGATCTTTATTTGATACATTTCCCTATTGCTGTAAAG GCTGATGGTAGTCCTGATGACGTTGACTATTTGGAAACTTGGCAAGGAATGGAAGAAGCTCGAGAACTAGGTTTGACCAGGTCTATTGGGGTGTCTAACTTTAACGCATCTCAAGTTGATCGAGTAATCGCACACTCAAAAGTTTGTCCAGTTGTCAACCAAATTGAG GTAAATCCGACTAATACTCAAGAAGAGTTAGTAGCTCACTGCCAAGAGAGAGGAGTTGCAGTAATGGCGTACAGTCCTTTCGGATTCCTCGTCTCCAGGAATAAGCCTAATGCTCCACCACCACGAGCTGATGATCCTGTGCTCGTTGAAATGGCTAAAAAGTACAAGAAGACTACGAGTCAAATAGTCTTGAGATATTTG attGATCGTGGACTAGTTCCTGTCCCAAAATCCGCTAACAAGAATAGGATAGttcaaaatattgatttattcgATTTCAGTTTGACTCCAGAAGAAGTTCAACAGATCAACAAATTCAACAAAAAT ATATCagtttatatgtaa